A window of the Callospermophilus lateralis isolate mCalLat2 chromosome 7, mCalLat2.hap1, whole genome shotgun sequence genome harbors these coding sequences:
- the Hax1 gene encoding HCLS1-associated protein X-1, producing MSLFDVFRGFFGFSGPRSHRDPFFGGMTRDEDEDDEEEEEEGAPWGRGNRGFDGSQPPEEFGFSFSFSPEEGMRFQDNFGFDDLVRDFNSIFSEMGAWTLPSRQPELPGPQSEAPGERLQEGQTLRDSMLKYPDSHQPRIFGGVLESDARTESPKPAPDWGSQRPFHRFDDMWPVTPHPRAREDNDLDSQVSQEGLGPVLQPQPKSYFKSISVTKITKPDGIVEERRTVVDSEGRRETTVTRQEPESSPRCDPESPRPPALDDAFSILDLFLGRWFRSR from the exons ATGAGCCTCTTTGACGTCTTCCGGGGCTTTTTCGGCTTTTCTGGACCTCGGAG CCACAGAGATCCCTTTTTTGGAGGGATGACTCGAGACGAAGATGAGGACgatgaggaagaggaagaggaaggagccCCATGGGGCCGTGGGAACCGGGGGTTTGATGGTTCCCAGCCCCCAGAGGAATTTGGCTTCAGCTTCAGCTTCAGCCCAGAAGAAGGGATGCGTTTCCAGGATAACTTCGGCTTCGATGACCTAGTACGGGACTTCAATAGTATCTTCAGCGAGATGGGGGCCTGGACCTTGCCTTCCCGCCAGCCTG AGCTTCCAGGGCCTCAATCGGAAGCACCTGGTGAGAGACTGCAGGAGGGACAGACCCTTCGGGACTCAATGCTTAAGTACCCAGATAGTCACCAACCTAGGATCTTTGGTGGGGTCTTGGAGAGTGATGCAAGAACTGAGTCCCCCAAACCAGCACCAGACTGGGGGTCCCAGAGACCTTTTCATAGG TTTGATGATATGTGGCCAGTGACTCCCCATCCTAGAGCCAGAGAAGACAATG ATCTTGATTCCCAGGTTTCGCAGGAAGGTCTCGGCCCAGttctccagccccagcccaaatcCTATTTCAAGAGCATCTCTGTGACCAAGATCACTAAGCCAGACGGG ATAGTGGAGGAGCGCAGGACTGTGGTGGACAGTGAGGGCCGGAGGGAGACCACAGTGACCCGTCAAGAACCAGAGAGCAGTCCTAGATGTG ATCCAGAATCGCCAAGACCTCCAGCCCTGGATGATGCTTTTTCCATTCTGGATTTATTCCTAGGACGTTGGTTTCGGTCCCGGTAG
- the Aqp10 gene encoding aquaporin-10 translates to MVRDQLLAKMKGYFRIHSLLARQCLAEFLGVFVLMLLTQGAVAQAVTSGETKGNFFTMFLAGSLAVTIAIYVAGNVSGAHLNPAFSLAMCLLGRFPWSKLPIYCFVQLLSAFCASGATYVLYYDALQNYTGGNLTVTGPKETASIFATYPAPYLSLNNGFLDQVLGTGILIVGLLAIVDGRNKGVPVGLEPVVVGLLILAIGLSMGVNCGFPLNPARDLGPRLFTYLAGWGPEVFSAGNGWWWVPVVAPLVGATLGTATYQLLVALHHPEDSQQGQKKASDLETPASVQMPSLRASRNAVAKSSHEGVSTLDAGLGGLRESAGWKADGGTFL, encoded by the exons ATGGTCCGGGATCAGCTGCTGGCCAAAATGAAGGGCTACTTTCGGATCCACAGCCTCCTGGCCCGACAGTGCTTGGCAGAGTTTCTGGGTGTATTTGTGCTCATG CTCCTCACTCAGGGGGCTGTGGCCCAGGCTGTCACCAGTGGAGAAACCAAAGGCAACTTCTTCACCATGTTTCTGGCTGGTTCTCTGGCAGTTACAATAGCCATCTACGTGGCAGGCAATGTCTCAG GAGCTCACCTGAACCCAGCCTTCTCTCTAGCCATGTGCCTCCTGGGACGCTTCCCCTGGTCCAAGCTCCCCATCTACTGCTTTGTGCAGCTGCTGTCTGCCTTCTGTGCCTCTGGAGCCACCTATGTTCTCTACTATG ATGCTCTACAGAACTATACAGGGGGGAACCTGACAGTGACTGGCCCCAAGGAGACTGCCTCCATCTTTGCCACCTATCCTGCCCCTTATTTGTCCCTGAacaatggcttcctggatcag GTTTTGGGCACTGGGATCCTGATTGTGGGGCTCTTGGCCATCGTGGACGGACGCAACAAGGGAGTACCTGTGGGTCTGGAGCCTGTGGTGGTGGGGCTGCTGATCCTGGCCATCGGACTATCCATGGGTGTCAACTGTGGGTTCCCACTCAACCCTGCCAGAGATCTGGGTCCACGGCTCTTCACCTACTTGGCTGGCTGGGGCCCTGAAGTCTTCAG TGCTGGCAATGGCTGGTGGTGGGTGCCTGTGGTGGCCCCTTTGGTGGGGGCTACCCTTGGCACAGCCACATACCAGCTGCTGGTGGCTCTGCACCACCCTGAAGACTCACAGCAAGGTCAGAAAAAAGCCTCAGACTTGGAAACTCCTGCCTCCGTTCAGATGCCCAGCCTCAGGGCCTCTAGGAACGCAGTTGCTAAAAGTAGCCACGAGGGGGTGTCCACCCTGGACGCTGGCTTGGGAGGGCTGCGGGAGTCTGCGGGGTGGAAGGCCGACGGGGGAACTTTCCTCTAG